In Paenibacillus sp. J23TS9, a single genomic region encodes these proteins:
- the ftsA gene encoding cell division protein FtsA: MSNNDIIVSLDIGTSKVRAIIGEVNNGTFNIIGVGSADSEGIRKGAIVDIDQTVQSIRSAVDHAERMVGIQISEVYVGISGNHIGLQSSHGVVAVSNEDREIGEEDIERVLKAAEVVALPPDREIIDVVAKQYVVDGLEGIQDPRGMIGVRLEVEAIIITGAKTAIHNLLRCVEKSGLKIKDLVLMSLGAGQLALSKDEKTMGSVLVDIGAGSTTIAIFEDGTMVSTSTLPIGGEFVTNDIAYGLRTLTDQAEKVKLKYGCALMADAAPDVTFKVVRIGSNVEKEFTQEDLAAIVEPRVQEIFHLISEEVKRLGYAELPGGYILTGGTVSMPGVLQVAQGELAASVRIAVPDYIGVRDPGYTSGVGILHNVIRSIRVRSGSSANVSSAGNKKTVNRPKASPASNPETAQKPGLIERLKNIFSDFI, translated from the coding sequence TTGAGCAACAATGACATCATTGTTAGTTTGGACATCGGTACATCCAAAGTTCGTGCTATTATTGGGGAAGTGAATAATGGAACCTTTAATATTATTGGAGTTGGATCTGCCGACTCGGAAGGAATACGTAAAGGTGCAATTGTAGATATTGACCAGACTGTACAATCCATCCGTAGTGCCGTTGATCATGCGGAACGTATGGTCGGTATTCAAATATCGGAGGTTTATGTCGGCATTTCGGGGAATCATATCGGACTTCAATCAAGCCACGGTGTTGTGGCAGTATCGAACGAGGATCGGGAAATTGGCGAGGAAGATATTGAACGTGTGCTTAAAGCCGCAGAGGTCGTAGCACTTCCGCCTGACCGGGAAATCATTGATGTAGTTGCAAAACAATACGTAGTAGATGGGCTGGAGGGAATTCAAGATCCGCGCGGCATGATTGGCGTCCGTCTGGAAGTGGAAGCCATCATCATTACCGGCGCTAAGACAGCTATACATAATCTTTTGCGCTGTGTTGAAAAATCAGGTCTTAAAATCAAGGATTTGGTTCTCATGTCCTTGGGGGCAGGGCAGCTTGCCTTGTCTAAAGACGAGAAAACGATGGGTTCTGTACTTGTTGATATCGGCGCCGGCTCTACAACGATCGCAATTTTCGAAGACGGAACCATGGTTTCAACTTCCACTTTGCCTATCGGCGGTGAATTTGTGACCAATGATATTGCTTATGGTCTGCGGACGCTTACGGATCAGGCAGAAAAGGTCAAACTGAAATATGGCTGTGCTTTGATGGCTGATGCCGCTCCTGATGTTACTTTCAAGGTGGTCCGCATCGGCAGTAACGTGGAAAAGGAATTTACCCAAGAAGATTTGGCGGCGATTGTTGAGCCACGTGTACAGGAAATTTTCCATCTGATTAGTGAAGAAGTGAAGCGTCTTGGTTACGCTGAGCTCCCAGGGGGTTATATACTTACTGGTGGCACTGTATCCATGCCGGGAGTATTACAGGTTGCCCAGGGCGAGCTTGCAGCATCCGTCAGAATTGCCGTGCCGGATTATATCGGCGTTCGCGACCCTGGTTATACCAGTGGCGTTGGCATTCTACATAACGTCATCCGCAGTATCCGTGTACGCAGCGGCAGCAGCGCAAACGTGAGCAGTGCGGGCAACAAGAAAACAGTGAACCGCCCTAAAGCGAGTCCTGCTTCGAATCCGGAAACTGCCCAGAAACCAGGCCTTATTGAACGATTGAAAAATATATTCAGTGATTTCATATAA